In Calditrichia bacterium, the following are encoded in one genomic region:
- a CDS encoding MOSC domain-containing protein, which yields MTTIGNIESIWRYPVKSMSGEEIAEGFMGFSGFYGDRCYAFRNSSARKGFPYLNATANPQMLRFHPRFRYADKAAKPPNLMEAMRIEPGVNPANPDPNDLILDVATPSGDILSIDDPALIKMLTTGLSGENHITLVRSDRALTDCRPVSLISVQTIRQIETESGKTLNKQRFRANIYINLSSEKGFAEDTFVGRRLRIGERAEIMVLERDPRCKMISLDPVTGEHNPEILRHVAKTHANLAGVYCAVLVEGILKKGDSIELLENV from the coding sequence GTATATGGCGGTATCCCGTTAAAAGTATGAGCGGTGAGGAAATAGCAGAAGGTTTTATGGGCTTTTCCGGCTTTTACGGAGATCGATGCTACGCCTTTAGGAATTCCTCTGCACGTAAAGGTTTTCCATATTTGAATGCAACAGCGAATCCGCAAATGTTACGATTTCATCCAAGGTTCCGTTATGCAGATAAAGCCGCCAAACCGCCAAACCTGATGGAGGCGATGCGCATCGAACCCGGTGTAAATCCTGCCAATCCGGATCCCAATGACTTAATTTTGGATGTTGCAACTCCGTCGGGCGACATCCTGTCGATTGACGATCCTGCGTTGATCAAAATGCTGACAACGGGGTTATCCGGTGAAAACCACATAACCTTAGTGCGTTCGGATCGCGCCTTAACAGATTGCCGGCCGGTTTCATTAATCAGTGTACAAACCATCCGCCAGATAGAAACGGAATCAGGAAAAACACTGAACAAACAACGCTTCCGTGCAAATATTTACATCAATCTGTCATCGGAAAAAGGCTTCGCCGAAGATACATTTGTCGGTCGCCGATTGCGTATTGGTGAACGAGCGGAGATTATGGTTTTAGAACGCGATCCTCGCTGCAAAATGATATCGCTCGATCCTGTTACCGGAGAACATAACCCAGAAATTTTACGTCATGTTGCAAAAACGCACGCGAATTTGGCTGGTGTTTATTGCGCCGTTTTGGTTGAAGGCATTTTGAAAAAAGGTGATTCTATAGAACTATTAGAAAATGTATAA
- a CDS encoding DUF4386 domain-containing protein yields MKNTITETPYRTIARITGILYLIIIVCAGFSEGFVRGNLIVHGDATATANNIMASEFLFRIGFASDLIAFLCDAVVSILFYVLLKPVNKTLSLIAATLRILAHPAIASVNMLNHFISLELLSGADYLNTFGADQINSLVLLFLEMHGIGYLIAGAFFGIHCVILGYLIFKSNLFPGVLGIFLMIAAVGYLLNSFGIFLFPAHETFFANIVVLPAVIAELSLCIWLLVKGVKEQRIV; encoded by the coding sequence ATGAAGAATACGATTACAGAAACGCCATACCGCACTATTGCGCGAATTACCGGAATTTTGTATTTGATAATAATTGTTTGTGCAGGATTCAGTGAAGGATTTGTTCGTGGCAATTTAATTGTTCACGGTGATGCAACGGCAACAGCCAATAATATTATGGCTTCCGAATTTCTGTTCCGTATCGGGTTCGCCAGCGATTTGATCGCATTTTTGTGTGATGCAGTTGTGTCTATTCTGTTTTATGTGTTGCTCAAACCGGTCAATAAAACGCTATCGCTGATTGCCGCGACGTTGCGGATATTGGCACATCCCGCAATTGCAAGTGTCAATATGTTGAATCATTTTATTTCGTTGGAGTTACTGAGCGGTGCGGATTATCTGAATACTTTCGGGGCGGATCAAATCAATAGTTTAGTGCTGCTATTTTTGGAAATGCACGGCATCGGCTATCTGATTGCCGGCGCTTTTTTTGGCATTCACTGTGTTATTCTCGGCTACCTCATTTTCAAATCGAACCTTTTTCCGGGTGTTTTGGGGATTTTTTTAATGATCGCAGCTGTTGGCTATCTGTTGAACAGTTTTGGCATATTCCTCTTTCCGGCACATGAGACATTTTTTGCAAATATTGTTGTTTTACCAGCCGTTATCGCGGAGCTTTCGCTTTGCATTTGGCTGTTGGTAAAAGGGGTTAAAGAACAGCGGATTGTCTGA
- a CDS encoding nuclear transport factor 2 family protein, translating into MAQNTAMNKQNAMAFYDLMFNQCEPEAAIKQFTGDVYIQHNPHVGDGKAAFIEYFQRMAKEYPGKKVHFKRAIAENDLVVLHCFQEWPNDHNYAGIDIFRFDENGKIVEHWDVLQIIPDTFAHDNGMF; encoded by the coding sequence ATGGCACAAAATACAGCAATGAACAAACAAAATGCGATGGCATTTTACGATCTGATGTTCAATCAATGCGAGCCGGAAGCCGCGATTAAGCAATTCACCGGTGATGTGTATATCCAGCATAATCCCCATGTCGGCGATGGAAAAGCGGCATTCATTGAATATTTTCAACGGATGGCAAAGGAATATCCCGGCAAAAAAGTGCACTTCAAACGCGCCATCGCCGAGAACGATTTGGTGGTGTTGCACTGCTTTCAGGAATGGCCAAACGACCACAATTATGCCGGCATCGATATTTTCCGGTTCGATGAAAACGGGAAAATTGTTGAACATTGGGATGTGCTGCAAATAATTCCCGATACTTTTGCCCATGATAACGGGATGTTTTAA
- a CDS encoding T9SS type A sorting domain-containing protein, which produces MAALKRYIIISNKIYSLDRNYERVVIYGWHLGVNNPIQPVYNGHIAMYADYSHGVRLISNLAFLNGDSVQVEDILTQQSLWILLSNEGIIPQPYYPDSNYLTSLNDHFENAPIDFQLNQNYPNPFNPTTTINYNLSKKALVELSVFNMLGQKLVTLVSGEQSAGNYDINWDAQSYASGIYIYKLKADHFEQSRKMILLR; this is translated from the coding sequence TTGGCGGCACTAAAAAGATATATCATCATCTCAAATAAAATTTATAGTCTGGACAGAAATTATGAACGGGTTGTCATTTATGGCTGGCATTTGGGCGTGAATAATCCCATTCAACCAGTGTATAACGGGCATATAGCCATGTATGCGGATTATTCGCACGGCGTGCGATTGATTTCCAATTTGGCATTCCTCAACGGCGATTCTGTTCAAGTGGAAGACATTTTAACCCAACAAAGTTTGTGGATTTTATTGAGCAATGAAGGTATCATTCCGCAACCTTATTATCCGGATAGCAATTATTTAACCTCGCTGAATGACCATTTTGAAAACGCGCCAATCGATTTTCAATTAAACCAAAATTATCCCAACCCCTTTAACCCGACAACAACCATAAATTACAACCTGTCTAAAAAGGCTTTAGTTGAACTCAGCGTTTTCAACATGCTCGGTCAAAAATTGGTAACTTTGGTTTCCGGCGAACAGTCAGCCGGAAATTATGACATTAATTGGGATGCACAATCATACGCGAGCGGCATTTACATTTACAAGCTGAAGGCTGACCATTTTGAGCAAAGCCGAAAAATGATTTTGCTGCGTTAG
- a CDS encoding cation:proton antiporter: protein MEPILIVGIIIFTGFILGEICTRLRLPKVTGYILAGILLNPDIMHVIPKTFIEHTALITNFSLAFITFSVGGTLYFPKVKRLGKPIVFITLFEAELAFICVSIVFMMISPLIIPAESGGFFAFYLPLSLLIASLASPTDPSATLAIEHQYKAKGEVTSTIMGVAAFDDVLGIINYSLAIALSGMFISNQSIAISAITQPLFSIFGAVILGCIFGYILNLLTKLIDKETESVLITLIISLLALCYGIAKYVSVDELLSTMTMGIIVTNYSIQRDKLFKMLERYTEELIFVLFFTISALHLDFSVLFSSYWLIILFVIFRFIGKFSGAFLGGKLSKSSESVQKYTAGGLIPQGGIVIGLALVIQQNPTFQPLADIIINVIIGSTIVHEIIGPLFSKYALKKAGEINQ, encoded by the coding sequence ATGGAACCTATCCTGATTGTTGGCATCATCATCTTTACCGGATTTATTCTGGGTGAAATATGTACTCGTCTCAGATTGCCAAAAGTAACCGGATACATCCTCGCCGGAATCCTTCTAAACCCCGATATAATGCATGTTATTCCAAAAACGTTTATCGAGCACACGGCCCTCATTACCAATTTTTCATTGGCATTTATTACTTTCTCCGTTGGTGGCACCCTCTATTTTCCAAAGGTGAAGCGGTTGGGTAAACCGATAGTGTTTATTACACTATTTGAAGCCGAGTTAGCTTTTATTTGTGTTTCGATTGTTTTCATGATGATTTCGCCGCTGATTATTCCGGCAGAGTCAGGTGGCTTTTTTGCGTTTTATTTACCGCTTTCGCTACTAATTGCCTCATTAGCCTCACCCACAGATCCTTCGGCAACATTGGCGATCGAACACCAATACAAAGCCAAAGGTGAAGTCACATCAACAATAATGGGCGTTGCAGCGTTTGATGATGTTTTGGGCATCATCAATTACAGTTTGGCAATTGCCTTGTCGGGCATGTTTATTTCCAATCAATCCATCGCAATCAGTGCAATCACTCAACCGTTGTTCAGTATTTTCGGTGCAGTGATTTTGGGGTGTATTTTTGGCTATATTTTAAATCTGTTAACCAAATTAATTGACAAAGAAACAGAGAGTGTTTTAATAACACTCATCATCAGCCTTTTGGCATTATGCTACGGTATTGCAAAATATGTATCAGTTGATGAGCTGTTGTCGACAATGACAATGGGTATAATCGTAACAAACTATTCCATCCAAAGAGACAAATTATTCAAAATGCTCGAACGCTATACGGAAGAGCTGATTTTCGTTTTGTTTTTTACAATCAGCGCCCTTCATCTGGATTTTTCGGTGCTATTTTCAAGTTATTGGTTGATAATTTTATTTGTTATCTTTCGATTTATCGGGAAATTTAGCGGAGCTTTTTTGGGTGGTAAATTGTCAAAATCCTCCGAATCCGTTCAAAAATATACCGCCGGCGGGCTGATACCGCAGGGTGGTATCGTAATCGGTTTGGCGCTGGTTATTCAACAAAATCCAACCTTTCAACCACTCGCGGATATAATTATTAACGTTATCATCGGGTCAACAATTGTCCATGAAATTATTGGACCGCTGTTCTCAAAATACGCGTTGAAAAAAGCCGGAGAAATAAATCAATAA